The following coding sequences lie in one Bordetella genomosp. 9 genomic window:
- a CDS encoding HVO_A0114 family putative DNA-binding protein, with protein sequence MERKLTITTRRDWATALREAGAAAANGVERGTYQGETLNFETPSAFFSRLTSNRWAMLAELQGAGNVGVRELARRLGRDVKRVHDDATALVELGLIERSETGALSCPYVDIHVDMPCPGSQHREKPRKREIRQVFRI encoded by the coding sequence ATGGAACGCAAACTGACTATCACCACCCGCCGCGATTGGGCTACCGCGCTGCGCGAAGCCGGCGCGGCAGCCGCCAACGGTGTGGAGCGTGGTACGTACCAGGGTGAAACGCTGAACTTCGAAACGCCCAGCGCCTTCTTCTCCCGCCTCACATCGAACCGTTGGGCAATGCTCGCTGAACTGCAAGGCGCCGGGAACGTGGGCGTGCGCGAACTCGCTCGCCGTCTAGGCCGTGACGTTAAACGCGTGCACGATGACGCAACTGCACTGGTAGAACTCGGCCTGATCGAGCGTTCGGAAACCGGCGCGCTTTCGTGCCCGTATGTGGATATCCACGTCGATATGCCATGTCCCGGCTCGCAGCATAGAGAGAAGCCACGAAAGCGGGAAATTCGCCAAGTTTTTAGAATATGA